One region of Clavibacter michiganensis subsp. tessellarius genomic DNA includes:
- a CDS encoding AAA family ATPase, whose amino-acid sequence MLGPLQRLDPPARRIVIAAPSGAGKTTLARRIQERTGLPHTEMDALFHGPGWTELPTFRDDVEAFTSRDAWVTEWQYTTQLGPLLPSRADTLVWLDLPVQVQMGRLIRRTVVRRWRREPLWHDNVEPPMLTVFTDPDHIVRWGWRGRAKVRSRVVHAAIAHPHLRIVRLRSTREVDLWLRGQPRSDQPPMSTVASER is encoded by the coding sequence ATGCTCGGACCCCTGCAGCGCCTCGATCCGCCCGCCCGGCGCATCGTCATCGCCGCACCGTCGGGGGCGGGCAAGACCACGCTGGCGCGCCGCATCCAGGAGCGCACGGGCCTGCCGCACACCGAGATGGACGCGCTCTTCCACGGCCCCGGCTGGACCGAGCTGCCCACCTTCCGCGACGACGTCGAGGCCTTCACGTCGCGCGACGCCTGGGTCACCGAGTGGCAGTACACGACGCAGCTCGGCCCGCTGCTGCCGTCGCGCGCGGACACGCTGGTGTGGCTCGACCTGCCGGTGCAGGTGCAGATGGGGCGGCTGATCCGCCGCACGGTCGTGCGCCGCTGGCGCCGCGAGCCGCTCTGGCACGACAACGTCGAGCCGCCGATGCTCACCGTCTTCACCGACCCGGACCACATCGTCCGCTGGGGCTGGCGGGGCCGCGCGAAGGTGCGCAGCCGCGTGGTGCACGCGGCCATCGCGCACCCGCACCTCCGCATCGTGCGCCTCCGCTCGACCCGCGAGGTGGACCTGTGGCTGCGCGGCCAGCCGCGCTCGGATCAGCCGCCGATGTCGACCGTGGCCTCCGAGCGCTGA
- a CDS encoding glycosyl hydrolase family 95 catalytic domain-containing protein: MDAHPVLTTATAAPTWEEGVIVGSGRIGAVAHGPADAITVSLAHERWFPPVNPRPAAPDLRPRLDAIRRALLAGDADTASAELEAAARDDGYGDGLVWTDPLGICATLVIRTPGGAVGMRRSVDPVGGEVAIAWADREGGRHAVRMVAPRADAGAGASASAGAAAGAGRSDGGVLWIALESDRDHDVEVELGLGAGDATSLDTGVPDASAAVQASVAGGGRGILTADAGAGPVAVRAVTAVDAGAAWAEAGGSARATVRTGPGGPRLVRVAVATGPAHATTTPAEPAAGSAPTWDDLRAAQRATHGLLVAASTLDLDGATPAGPTPTTTATAAAAATAAATPATATAPVDPDTEAVWAAARAGDPAARRRVVEIAYLSGRANVIAATGELPPTLQGVWQGTWRPAWSADYTLNGNVQDGAMAGMVATGTPELARSILALVLPHLDDFRENARRVFGAEGMLLPARMSTHGRADHLSPDYPHTFWIGCGGWILRIAADAVSATGDRGIVDDRLWELAEGVLRFAETATVLDDGVRRLVPSYSPENTPRGERVPAATDATMDVAILRDAARATALLGRARGDASLDARWDAVVRDLPPYRVADDGTLAEWLDPRWPEEVAHRHASQLHPVGTGTDPAFHGDGAEAVRLRAAAARTVSAKIAWRAEDPTAPPGRMEMAFGLVQVGRAAAALGDAESALTCAEWLAVDHWSPTLTTRHDAGRIFNLDASGGLPGLVAAMLLGSDEGSLAVLPAVPAAWPRGCVTGLRARGGLVVDRLAWDPTGATLVVRRLPAAAWLAPEGGTALRLPRAATVRVDGAVHDAGAPLVIGGEPVRVEVGWAPRGVL, from the coding sequence GTGGATGCCCATCCCGTCCTCACGACCGCGACCGCGGCGCCCACGTGGGAGGAGGGCGTGATCGTCGGCAGCGGCCGGATCGGCGCCGTCGCGCACGGCCCGGCCGACGCGATCACCGTCTCGCTCGCGCACGAGCGCTGGTTCCCGCCCGTGAACCCGCGGCCCGCCGCCCCCGACCTGCGGCCGCGCCTCGACGCGATCCGCCGCGCGCTCCTCGCGGGCGACGCGGACACGGCGAGCGCCGAGCTCGAGGCGGCCGCGCGCGACGACGGCTACGGCGACGGGCTCGTCTGGACCGACCCGCTCGGCATCTGCGCGACCCTCGTGATCCGCACGCCCGGCGGTGCGGTCGGCATGCGGCGGAGCGTCGACCCGGTCGGCGGCGAGGTCGCGATCGCGTGGGCGGACCGGGAGGGCGGGCGGCACGCGGTGCGGATGGTCGCGCCGCGGGCGGACGCGGGGGCAGGGGCGAGCGCGAGCGCAGGCGCAGCGGCAGGCGCGGGCCGCTCCGACGGCGGCGTCCTCTGGATCGCGCTCGAGTCCGACCGGGACCACGACGTGGAGGTCGAGCTCGGCCTCGGCGCGGGCGACGCGACCTCGCTCGACACGGGCGTGCCGGATGCGTCGGCCGCGGTGCAGGCGTCCGTCGCGGGCGGCGGGCGCGGGATCCTCACGGCCGACGCGGGCGCGGGACCCGTCGCGGTGCGGGCGGTGACGGCCGTCGACGCGGGCGCGGCGTGGGCGGAGGCGGGCGGATCCGCGCGCGCGACCGTCCGCACCGGCCCCGGCGGACCGCGGCTCGTGCGCGTCGCCGTGGCCACGGGCCCCGCCCACGCGACGACGACGCCCGCCGAGCCGGCCGCCGGATCCGCGCCCACCTGGGACGACCTCCGCGCGGCCCAGCGCGCGACCCACGGCCTGCTGGTCGCCGCCTCGACGCTGGACCTCGACGGCGCGACGCCCGCCGGCCCGACGCCGACGACCACAGCCACAGCCGCAGCCGCAGCGACAGCCGCAGCGACACCGGCGACCGCGACCGCCCCCGTGGATCCCGACACCGAGGCCGTCTGGGCCGCGGCCCGCGCCGGAGACCCGGCCGCCCGCCGCCGCGTCGTGGAGATCGCCTACCTGAGCGGCCGCGCGAACGTGATCGCCGCCACGGGCGAGCTGCCGCCGACGCTGCAGGGCGTCTGGCAGGGCACGTGGCGCCCCGCGTGGTCGGCCGACTACACGCTGAACGGCAACGTGCAGGACGGCGCGATGGCCGGCATGGTCGCGACGGGCACGCCCGAGCTCGCCCGCAGCATCCTCGCGCTGGTGCTGCCGCACCTCGACGACTTCCGCGAGAACGCCCGCCGCGTCTTCGGCGCCGAGGGGATGCTGCTGCCCGCGCGCATGTCGACGCACGGCCGCGCCGACCACCTCTCCCCCGACTACCCGCACACGTTCTGGATCGGCTGCGGCGGCTGGATCCTCCGCATCGCGGCGGACGCCGTCTCCGCCACGGGCGACCGCGGCATCGTCGACGACCGGCTGTGGGAGCTCGCGGAGGGCGTGCTGCGCTTCGCCGAGACGGCGACCGTGCTGGACGACGGCGTGCGTCGCCTCGTCCCCTCCTACTCGCCCGAGAACACGCCCCGCGGCGAGCGGGTGCCGGCGGCGACCGACGCGACCATGGACGTCGCGATCCTCCGCGACGCCGCCCGGGCCACCGCCCTCCTCGGCCGGGCCCGCGGCGACGCGTCGCTCGACGCGCGCTGGGACGCGGTGGTCCGCGACCTGCCGCCGTACCGGGTGGCCGACGACGGCACGCTCGCCGAGTGGCTGGATCCGCGCTGGCCGGAGGAGGTCGCGCACCGCCACGCGTCGCAGCTGCACCCCGTCGGCACGGGCACCGACCCGGCGTTCCACGGCGACGGCGCGGAGGCCGTGCGCCTGCGAGCCGCGGCCGCGCGCACCGTGTCGGCGAAGATCGCGTGGCGCGCGGAGGACCCGACGGCCCCGCCCGGCCGGATGGAGATGGCGTTCGGCCTCGTGCAGGTGGGCCGGGCGGCCGCCGCGCTCGGCGACGCGGAGTCCGCGCTGACGTGCGCCGAGTGGCTCGCGGTCGACCACTGGAGCCCCACGCTCACGACGCGGCACGATGCCGGCCGGATCTTCAACCTCGACGCGAGCGGCGGCCTGCCGGGCCTCGTCGCGGCGATGCTGCTCGGATCCGACGAGGGGTCGCTCGCCGTGCTCCCCGCGGTGCCGGCGGCGTGGCCCCGCGGGTGCGTCACCGGGCTCCGCGCGCGCGGCGGCCTCGTGGTCGACCGGCTCGCGTGGGATCCGACCGGCGCGACCCTCGTCGTGCGTCGCCTCCCCGCGGCCGCGTGGCTCGCGCCGGAGGGCGGCACGGCGCTCCGGCTGCCGCGGGCGGCGACCGTGCGCGTCGACGGGGCGGTGCACGACGCGGGCGCGCCCCTCGTCATCGGCGGGGAACCCGTGCGCGTCGAGGTCGGATGGGCTCCCCGCGGCGTACTGTGA
- a CDS encoding helix-turn-helix domain-containing protein: MSIGELVHAARRSRGYTQRQLSGRSGVAQSTLSDLESGKRSPSAETVDRLLLATGHQLISIPTRRHSAASATSYIAARLAEGDRELAVRHFIQLADDLAAVHREVRFALTIAEPPRTGEKRWDAAVAGLVEHRLEEEGLPLPSWVDSEDRRLRRSWVFGDGVYDLPVDPSRALPAFRRHGVLLDPATLASV, encoded by the coding sequence ATGTCGATCGGTGAACTCGTCCATGCTGCCCGGCGGAGTCGTGGCTATACGCAGCGGCAACTGAGCGGACGCTCGGGAGTCGCGCAGTCGACGCTTTCCGATCTCGAGTCCGGGAAGCGGAGCCCCAGCGCCGAGACCGTCGATCGGCTCCTGCTCGCGACCGGTCATCAGCTCATCTCGATCCCGACGCGGCGGCATTCCGCGGCCAGCGCGACGTCGTACATCGCCGCGCGCCTCGCTGAGGGCGATCGAGAGCTCGCCGTCCGTCACTTCATCCAGCTCGCAGACGACCTGGCCGCCGTCCACCGCGAGGTCCGCTTCGCGCTGACGATCGCCGAGCCGCCCCGGACCGGTGAGAAGCGCTGGGACGCGGCGGTCGCCGGCCTCGTCGAACACCGACTCGAGGAGGAGGGCCTGCCCCTCCCCTCCTGGGTCGACTCGGAGGACCGTCGCCTGCGGAGGAGCTGGGTCTTCGGAGACGGCGTCTACGACCTGCCGGTGGATCCGAGCCGCGCGCTCCCCGCGTTCCGACGCCACGGAGTGCTGCTGGATCCCGCAACCCTCGCGAGCGTGTGA
- a CDS encoding alpha-N-arabinofuranosidase has product MTTTITVDLDRPGATISRHLYGHFAEHLGRCIYDGFFVGEDSPVPNAGGIRLDVVEALRALDIPNLRWPGGCFADRYHWREGVGPREERPKLINTHWGGAVEDNSFGTHEFMALCELLGADAYVSGNIGSGTVQEMSDWVEYLTGAGQSRMADLRRANGRDEPWTVPFWGLGNEAWGCGGNMRSVTYADLARQFGTFCESGGATPLHRIAAGADTMDTEWTETLMRVIPEMDAHPFSSVPWESISVHYYTLGGSWTAKGSATGFDEDAYWSTIVAAQGIEPLLRAHADVMDVHDPAKEYGMVLDEWGTWWDVEPGTNPGFLFQQNTIRDAMVAAWHFDVFHAFADRLRMANIAQTVNVLQAMLLTDPDGGEMVRTPTYHVFEMNRGHHDATSLPAVVAGPVRRVDGREIPLASASASAKDGRVLVSLTNVDLDEPQEVVVSFRGGRAVDVVGRILTADRPDAHNRPGDADAVHPVPLEGIETTADGVRLTLPPHSFATLSLRLEA; this is encoded by the coding sequence GTGACCACCACCATCACCGTCGACCTCGACCGCCCCGGCGCCACCATCAGCCGCCACCTCTACGGGCACTTCGCCGAGCACCTCGGCCGCTGCATCTACGACGGCTTCTTCGTGGGCGAGGACTCGCCCGTGCCGAACGCCGGCGGGATCCGCCTGGACGTCGTCGAGGCGCTCCGGGCCCTCGACATCCCCAACCTCCGCTGGCCCGGCGGCTGCTTCGCCGACCGGTACCACTGGCGGGAGGGCGTGGGCCCGCGCGAGGAGCGGCCCAAGCTCATCAACACGCACTGGGGCGGCGCCGTCGAGGACAACTCCTTCGGCACGCACGAGTTCATGGCGCTCTGCGAGCTACTCGGCGCCGACGCGTACGTCTCGGGCAACATCGGCTCGGGCACGGTGCAGGAGATGTCCGACTGGGTCGAGTACCTCACGGGCGCGGGGCAGTCGCGCATGGCCGACCTCCGCCGCGCGAACGGCCGGGACGAGCCGTGGACCGTGCCGTTCTGGGGCCTCGGCAACGAGGCGTGGGGCTGCGGCGGCAACATGCGCTCGGTCACCTACGCCGACCTCGCCCGGCAGTTCGGCACCTTCTGCGAGAGCGGCGGCGCGACCCCGCTGCACCGCATCGCGGCGGGCGCCGACACCATGGACACCGAGTGGACCGAGACGCTCATGCGCGTGATCCCGGAGATGGACGCGCACCCGTTCTCGTCCGTGCCGTGGGAGTCGATCTCCGTCCACTACTACACGCTCGGCGGCAGCTGGACGGCGAAGGGCAGCGCCACGGGCTTCGACGAGGACGCCTACTGGAGCACCATCGTCGCGGCCCAGGGCATCGAGCCGCTGCTCCGCGCGCACGCCGACGTGATGGACGTGCACGACCCCGCCAAGGAGTACGGCATGGTGCTCGACGAGTGGGGCACCTGGTGGGACGTGGAGCCGGGGACGAACCCGGGGTTCCTGTTCCAGCAGAACACCATCCGCGACGCCATGGTCGCCGCCTGGCACTTCGACGTCTTCCATGCGTTCGCCGACCGGCTGCGGATGGCGAACATCGCGCAGACGGTGAACGTGCTGCAGGCGATGCTGCTGACGGATCCCGACGGCGGCGAGATGGTGCGCACCCCCACGTACCACGTGTTCGAGATGAACCGCGGGCACCACGACGCCACCTCGCTGCCCGCCGTGGTGGCCGGGCCCGTGCGCCGGGTCGACGGCCGCGAGATCCCGCTGGCCTCCGCCTCGGCGAGCGCCAAGGACGGCCGCGTGCTCGTGTCGCTGACGAACGTCGACCTCGACGAGCCGCAGGAGGTCGTGGTGTCGTTCCGCGGCGGCCGCGCGGTCGACGTCGTGGGCCGCATCCTCACGGCCGACCGGCCCGACGCGCACAACCGCCCGGGCGACGCGGACGCCGTGCATCCGGTCCCGCTCGAGGGGATCGAGACGACCGCCGACGGCGTGCGCCTCACCCTCCCGCCGCACTCGTTCGCGACCCTCTCGCTGCGGCTCGAGGCGTGA
- a CDS encoding dienelactone hydrolase family protein, with translation MSVTRSAFRTRPVAVAALATLALLGVPTAAQAATPAHAAVADHATARHHATYPITRTNIPAVDGSGFGSATIFTPQNTGKAKLGAIVVAPGLKGTRSDMEWLAKDLAGEGFIVFNMDTLNRYDLPNQRSYEMLAAAKYLATDSPVKDQVDPADLGVVGYSLAGGGSLNAAVEQHGLKAAVALMPYDIPAGTTDPYHPTASPTYPTITTPTLIITGQTDTTAPASFMGKPAYESIPSTTAKQYLELRGADHFVARGKSNATVRDAVTNFLKAYLDGDSAAKASACTAAPISDTISDSASSCTK, from the coding sequence ATGTCCGTCACCCGCTCCGCATTCCGCACCCGTCCCGTGGCCGTCGCCGCGCTCGCGACCCTCGCCCTCCTCGGCGTCCCGACCGCCGCACAGGCCGCCACCCCCGCCCACGCAGCCGTCGCGGACCACGCGACCGCCCGCCACCACGCGACGTACCCCATCACCCGCACCAACATCCCCGCCGTCGACGGCAGCGGCTTCGGCTCCGCCACCATCTTCACCCCGCAGAACACGGGCAAGGCGAAGCTCGGCGCGATCGTCGTCGCTCCCGGTCTGAAGGGCACGCGCTCCGACATGGAGTGGCTCGCCAAGGACCTCGCCGGCGAGGGCTTCATCGTGTTCAACATGGACACCCTCAACCGCTACGACCTCCCCAACCAGCGCTCCTACGAGATGCTGGCGGCGGCCAAGTACCTCGCCACCGACAGCCCGGTCAAGGACCAGGTCGACCCCGCGGACCTCGGCGTGGTCGGCTACTCGCTCGCCGGTGGCGGCTCGCTCAACGCGGCCGTGGAGCAGCACGGCCTCAAGGCCGCGGTCGCCCTCATGCCGTACGACATCCCGGCCGGCACGACCGACCCGTACCACCCCACCGCCTCGCCGACGTACCCCACCATCACCACCCCGACCCTGATCATCACCGGTCAGACCGACACGACCGCTCCGGCGTCGTTCATGGGCAAGCCCGCCTACGAGTCCATCCCCAGCACCACCGCCAAGCAGTACCTGGAGCTCCGCGGCGCGGACCACTTCGTGGCCCGGGGCAAGTCCAACGCCACCGTGCGCGACGCGGTGACGAACTTCCTGAAGGCGTACCTCGACGGCGACAGCGCGGCCAAGGCGTCCGCCTGCACCGCCGCGCCGATCTCGGACACCATCAGCGACTCCGCCAGCTCCTGCACCAAGTAG
- a CDS encoding sigma-70 family RNA polymerase sigma factor, whose amino-acid sequence MTTESTARMRALHDAHAPALQRYALRLTGDAALAEDVVQEALLRAWRSPAILAEEDESARRWLFTVVRNLVIDDRRSAWRGRETPTDVLPEDPVADASDAIIDRLLVAEALASLSAEHRRAVVSCYHLGRSVAETAEREGVPPGTIKSRLHYALKALRLALQERGVTR is encoded by the coding sequence ATGACCACGGAGAGCACGGCGCGCATGAGGGCGCTGCACGATGCGCACGCCCCCGCGCTCCAGCGCTACGCGCTGCGGCTCACGGGGGACGCGGCGCTCGCCGAGGACGTGGTGCAGGAGGCCCTGCTGCGCGCCTGGCGCTCGCCCGCGATCCTCGCCGAGGAGGACGAGTCGGCCCGCCGCTGGCTCTTCACGGTCGTGCGGAACCTCGTGATCGACGACCGCCGCAGCGCCTGGCGCGGCCGCGAGACGCCGACCGACGTGCTGCCGGAGGATCCCGTCGCGGATGCCTCCGACGCCATCATCGACCGCCTGCTCGTAGCCGAGGCGCTCGCGTCGCTCTCCGCGGAGCACCGCCGCGCGGTCGTCAGCTGCTACCACCTCGGCCGGTCGGTCGCGGAGACCGCGGAACGCGAGGGCGTCCCGCCCGGCACGATCAAGTCCCGCCTCCACTACGCGCTCAAGGCGCTCCGTCTCGCCCTCCAGGAACGAGGAGTCACCCGATGA
- a CDS encoding DUF6036 family nucleotidyltransferase — protein MHALDRAALVEALSELIAVLRLRGVTGRMQVFGGAALALCHFDRGTTVDIDARLRFDSDVRESVARIGDERGWGSDWLNDDGAFFIPAYGRDVEWIEVFEGDGLVVEIASAEALLAMKLRAARPGRDGRDISRLMVICGVSSVSELDDVHEAYYPGDGLSPQAVRLVERIIDVGLPERPETPTPPIIG, from the coding sequence ATGCACGCCCTCGATCGCGCAGCACTGGTGGAGGCGCTGTCCGAGCTGATCGCCGTGCTGCGCCTCCGCGGCGTCACCGGTCGCATGCAGGTGTTCGGGGGCGCGGCGCTCGCGCTGTGCCACTTCGACCGCGGGACGACGGTCGACATCGACGCGCGTCTGCGTTTCGATTCCGATGTCCGGGAGTCCGTCGCGCGCATCGGCGACGAGCGCGGTTGGGGATCGGACTGGCTGAACGACGACGGGGCGTTCTTCATCCCGGCGTACGGCCGGGACGTGGAGTGGATCGAGGTGTTCGAGGGTGACGGCCTGGTCGTCGAGATCGCGTCTGCCGAGGCTCTGCTCGCGATGAAGCTCCGCGCGGCACGGCCGGGGCGGGACGGACGCGACATCTCCCGCCTCATGGTCATCTGCGGGGTCTCGTCGGTCTCCGAACTGGACGACGTGCACGAGGCCTACTACCCGGGAGACGGCCTCTCGCCTCAGGCGGTGAGGCTCGTCGAGAGGATCATCGACGTCGGACTGCCCGAACGTCCCGAGACCCCGACCCCGCCGATCATCGGGTGA
- a CDS encoding anti-sigma factor family protein, whose protein sequence is MNDRADDIHEWDAAYVLGSLSATDRAQFEAHLTHCDACTRSLADLAGLPGVLRMLPVEDALALLDEPDPAAEIPGAAAPTAAAAGSTAAGPAPVVPLPSTAASASHRVPRGRGLGGGRRLTGSASRPARLSRRAGGWLLAAAAVVLLVGGAGLGSALRAGVSAPVADPTPAASSPAGDLADGLPFDAVSMRSDLDDGVTAQLAVTAKPYGTRFDWSCAYAGGGVGQGSYDLVAIDDAGSRTVVATWGAGQTESRLLAATSSLPMDQIRSVQITPSDSDVVLASRDL, encoded by the coding sequence ATGAACGACCGCGCCGACGACATCCACGAGTGGGACGCCGCCTACGTGCTCGGCAGCCTGAGCGCCACCGACCGCGCCCAGTTCGAGGCCCACCTCACGCACTGCGACGCGTGTACCCGCTCCCTCGCCGACCTGGCCGGCCTGCCCGGCGTCCTGCGCATGCTGCCCGTCGAGGACGCGCTCGCGCTGCTCGACGAGCCGGATCCCGCCGCCGAGATCCCCGGTGCCGCCGCGCCGACCGCCGCTGCCGCCGGCTCCACCGCGGCGGGACCCGCGCCCGTCGTCCCCCTGCCGTCCACCGCCGCATCCGCGTCGCACCGCGTGCCCCGCGGCCGCGGACTCGGCGGCGGACGTCGGCTCACCGGATCCGCGTCCCGTCCCGCCCGGCTCTCCCGCCGCGCCGGCGGGTGGCTGCTCGCCGCGGCCGCCGTGGTGCTCCTCGTGGGCGGCGCGGGCCTCGGCTCGGCGCTGCGCGCCGGCGTGAGCGCACCGGTCGCGGATCCGACCCCGGCCGCATCGTCGCCCGCCGGCGACCTCGCCGACGGCCTGCCCTTCGACGCCGTGAGCATGCGCTCGGACCTCGACGACGGCGTCACCGCGCAGCTCGCCGTCACCGCCAAGCCGTACGGCACCCGCTTTGACTGGAGCTGCGCCTACGCGGGCGGCGGCGTCGGCCAGGGCTCCTACGACCTCGTCGCCATCGACGACGCCGGCTCCCGCACGGTCGTCGCCACGTGGGGCGCGGGCCAGACGGAGTCGCGGCTGCTCGCGGCCACCTCCAGCCTCCCGATGGACCAGATCCGCTCCGTGCAGATCACCCCCTCCGACTCCGACGTGGTGCTGGCGAGCCGGGACCTCTAG
- a CDS encoding YceI family protein, translated as MQKKSKIILGTSAAVVVVLGVSAAAFGPAFYRDVIVGAPAAAPSVSADPADSTLDTSNLSGDWKIGTGSTAGYRVAEVLNGTDVTVVGKTEDVSGTITVDGSTLKDATVKVDVGTIATDQAPRDDYFRGTAMEVSKYPDATFKLTQPVDAAVPASGQVATVQATGELTMHGVTQSVTVPLQAALSGDGVQVSGSIPVTFSDYGVEAPSLGFVSVQDKGTVEFLVKATPAK; from the coding sequence ATGCAGAAGAAGAGCAAGATCATCCTCGGCACGAGCGCGGCAGTGGTCGTCGTGCTCGGCGTCAGCGCCGCCGCGTTCGGCCCGGCGTTCTACCGCGACGTGATCGTCGGCGCCCCCGCCGCCGCCCCGTCCGTCTCGGCCGACCCGGCCGACTCCACCCTCGACACGAGCAACCTGTCGGGCGACTGGAAGATCGGCACCGGCAGCACCGCCGGCTACCGCGTCGCCGAGGTGCTGAACGGCACCGACGTGACCGTCGTCGGCAAGACCGAGGACGTGTCCGGCACCATCACGGTGGACGGCTCGACCCTGAAGGACGCGACCGTCAAGGTCGACGTCGGCACCATCGCCACCGACCAGGCGCCGCGCGACGACTACTTCCGCGGCACCGCCATGGAGGTCTCGAAGTACCCCGACGCGACGTTCAAGCTGACCCAGCCGGTCGACGCCGCCGTCCCCGCGAGCGGCCAGGTCGCCACGGTCCAGGCGACCGGCGAGCTCACGATGCACGGCGTCACCCAGTCGGTCACCGTGCCGCTGCAGGCCGCGCTCTCGGGCGACGGCGTGCAGGTGAGCGGATCCATCCCCGTCACCTTCTCCGACTACGGCGTCGAGGCCCCCAGCCTCGGCTTCGTGAGCGTGCAGGACAAGGGGACCGTCGAGTTCCTGGTGAAGGCGACGCCCGCGAAGTAG